In one Rhodococcus sp. B50 genomic region, the following are encoded:
- a CDS encoding acyl-CoA dehydrogenase family protein — translation MDFALSDEQVALGESERAWLVKNDPIAARRPVIDDGPARLPADGLRHLAHSGSIGLLTTETGGTHVDLAVLVEEHGRAGSSVPLAELAIAASLLETIGHPAAAAAEIGERVVLPALSSPEKSGLHARFDGETLVLSGTTAPITGLIDAHDLLLVAVTDTGAEVAAVVPVETLTVRSLESLDLTRSWAVADVDVTLPQDSWFPLLPGTVAFAHDRLATFRAVDALGAAARLVEMSIEYAGSRTQFGSTIGSFQAVKHHCANMATSTEASRATLWAAAVALDGDDPAARARAVSAAVAFACSGASTTAQTTLQVHGGIGFTWEHDVHLLLRRIKVDELLDGSVSYHRRRLAVA, via the coding sequence ATGGACTTCGCGTTGAGCGACGAACAGGTGGCCCTCGGCGAGAGCGAGCGCGCGTGGCTCGTCAAGAACGACCCGATCGCCGCGCGCAGACCGGTCATCGACGACGGCCCCGCCCGCCTCCCCGCCGACGGACTCCGCCACCTCGCGCACTCGGGGTCGATCGGACTGCTCACCACCGAAACCGGCGGCACCCACGTCGATCTGGCCGTGCTCGTCGAGGAGCACGGACGGGCCGGCAGCTCCGTTCCCCTCGCCGAACTCGCGATCGCGGCGAGTCTCCTCGAGACGATCGGTCATCCCGCGGCCGCAGCGGCGGAAATCGGCGAACGCGTCGTGTTGCCCGCCCTGTCCTCGCCCGAGAAGTCCGGTCTTCATGCGCGATTCGACGGGGAAACACTCGTGCTGAGTGGCACGACGGCACCGATCACCGGCCTGATCGACGCGCACGACCTCCTGCTGGTCGCCGTCACAGACACCGGCGCGGAGGTCGCGGCGGTCGTGCCTGTGGAGACGCTCACCGTGCGGTCGCTCGAGTCACTCGATCTCACCCGGTCGTGGGCCGTCGCCGACGTCGACGTCACCCTCCCGCAGGATTCCTGGTTCCCCCTCCTGCCCGGCACGGTAGCCTTCGCCCACGACCGTCTCGCGACCTTCCGCGCCGTCGATGCCCTCGGTGCCGCTGCCCGCCTGGTCGAGATGAGTATCGAATATGCCGGTAGCAGAACTCAGTTCGGCAGTACGATCGGCAGTTTTCAGGCCGTGAAGCACCACTGCGCGAACATGGCGACGTCGACCGAGGCATCCCGCGCGACACTCTGGGCCGCCGCGGTCGCCCTCGACGGGGACGATCCCGCAGCGCGCGCCCGGGCGGTGTCGGCCGCGGTCGCGTTCGCATGTTCCGGAGCGTCCACCACCGCCCAGACAACGCTGCAGGTCCACGGCGGCATCGGCTTCACCTGGGAGCACGACGTGCACCTGCTGCTGCGCCGCATCAAGGTCGACGAACTCCTCGACGGATCGGTCTCGTACCACCGTCGCCGGCTCGCGGTGGCCTGA
- a CDS encoding acyl-CoA synthetase, translated as MTMPSMNPTDLAAAFGDKPAIVMVEDGATLTYRELESSSNRIAHLFRQRGLRAGDHIAILMENCLDVFPVVWAAQRTGLLYTPVNWHLSDDEAAYVVENCGARVLVHSERLDRLGAVVADGNPVLDARVTTGTHSPSGAEILADTVATLPDTPVGDELEGYYMLYSSGTTGRPKGILPALTGAPFGTGLAIDSTMRDAFGFGPHSVYLSPGPLYHAAPLGWTMGTVRNGGTALVMETFDAERALEAIERYGVTHAQFVPTMFVRMLKLPESTRMRYDVSSLRVVVHAAAPCPVEVKERMIDWFGPKILEFYAGSEGNGFFMITTPEWLEHRGSVGRPTLGQVHICDESGRELGPGEVGTVWIGDGLDFEYHGDPAKTAAAYNDKGWTTLGDLGHVDEDGYLYLSARRTDLILSGGVNIYPVEVEDVLTMHPAVLDVAVVGLPDEEMSQRVHAVVTPVDGVRADDALVTELVEYTRERLAHFKVPRTVEFGEVPRLPSGKILRRALLARYDEVSPAP; from the coding sequence ATGACGATGCCGTCGATGAACCCGACCGATCTCGCCGCCGCCTTCGGTGACAAACCGGCGATCGTCATGGTCGAGGACGGCGCGACGCTCACCTATCGCGAACTCGAGTCGTCGTCCAACCGCATTGCGCACCTGTTCCGGCAGCGTGGTCTGCGGGCGGGCGACCACATCGCGATCCTCATGGAGAACTGCCTCGACGTCTTCCCGGTGGTGTGGGCGGCGCAGCGCACCGGTCTGCTCTATACGCCCGTCAACTGGCACCTGTCCGACGACGAGGCCGCCTACGTGGTCGAGAACTGTGGAGCTCGTGTGCTCGTGCACTCGGAACGTCTCGACCGGCTCGGGGCGGTCGTCGCCGACGGAAACCCCGTCCTCGACGCGCGGGTCACCACCGGCACCCACTCGCCGAGCGGTGCCGAGATCCTCGCCGACACTGTTGCGACCCTGCCCGATACACCCGTCGGCGACGAACTCGAGGGGTATTACATGCTGTACTCCTCGGGCACCACCGGACGCCCGAAGGGGATCCTGCCCGCCCTGACCGGAGCTCCTTTCGGCACCGGCCTGGCCATCGACTCGACGATGCGCGACGCCTTCGGATTCGGCCCGCACTCCGTCTATCTCAGCCCCGGCCCGCTCTACCATGCCGCACCGCTCGGCTGGACGATGGGAACGGTCCGCAACGGAGGCACCGCGCTGGTGATGGAGACCTTCGACGCCGAACGTGCGCTCGAGGCCATCGAGCGGTACGGCGTCACCCACGCCCAGTTCGTTCCGACGATGTTCGTGCGGATGCTGAAGCTGCCCGAATCGACCCGGATGCGCTACGACGTGTCGAGTCTGCGCGTCGTGGTCCACGCGGCGGCGCCATGTCCGGTCGAGGTCAAGGAACGCATGATCGACTGGTTCGGTCCGAAGATCCTCGAGTTCTACGCGGGCAGCGAAGGCAACGGTTTCTTCATGATCACCACGCCGGAATGGCTCGAACATCGCGGTTCCGTCGGCCGTCCGACCCTGGGGCAGGTGCACATCTGCGACGAGTCCGGCCGCGAACTCGGGCCGGGAGAAGTGGGCACGGTGTGGATCGGCGACGGCCTGGACTTCGAGTACCACGGCGATCCGGCGAAGACCGCCGCCGCCTACAACGACAAGGGCTGGACGACCCTCGGCGATCTCGGGCACGTCGACGAGGACGGCTACCTGTACCTCTCGGCGCGGCGCACCGATCTGATCCTGTCCGGCGGCGTCAACATCTACCCCGTCGAGGTCGAGGACGTGCTGACGATGCACCCCGCCGTCCTCGACGTCGCCGTCGTCGGCCTGCCCGACGAGGAGATGAGCCAACGCGTCCACGCCGTTGTCACACCCGTGGACGGGGTGCGGGCCGACGATGCCCTGGTGACCGAACTCGTCGAGTACACCCGCGAACGCCTCGCGCACTTCAAGGTGCCGCGCACCGTCGAGTTCGGCGAGGTTCCGCGACTGCCGAGCGGCAAGATCCTGCGCCGGGCCCTGCTCGCCCGCTACGACGAGGTGTCGCCGGCGCCGTGA
- a CDS encoding M50 family metallopeptidase: protein MSASFTEVVSSAWQAVSTVDEPAPTMVVVGTAIVAFVLVTVRPLWLKTRHVITQAHEGSHALVAALVGRKLSGIRLHSDTSGVMVSSGNPRGPGMVATTFAGYTGPAVLGFAAATLLTLDRPAAVLWSILAALAVLLLLIRNLYGFVSVVIAGALVGAAAYLGDPVVRYTAAYLITWVLLLGATRPVLELARTHSRGRGRGSDADQLRGLTRIPASVWIALFAIVTAGTAFYGVTRIVVTQLS from the coding sequence GTGTCCGCCTCGTTCACGGAGGTCGTGTCCTCCGCGTGGCAGGCCGTGTCGACCGTCGACGAACCCGCTCCGACGATGGTCGTCGTCGGAACGGCCATCGTCGCATTCGTGCTCGTCACCGTGCGGCCGCTGTGGTTGAAGACCCGTCACGTCATCACGCAGGCGCACGAGGGATCGCACGCGCTGGTCGCGGCGCTCGTGGGCCGCAAGCTCTCGGGTATCCGCCTGCACAGCGACACCTCGGGGGTGATGGTGTCGTCCGGCAATCCGCGCGGTCCCGGCATGGTCGCGACGACCTTCGCCGGGTACACCGGCCCGGCTGTGCTCGGTTTCGCGGCGGCGACACTGCTGACCCTGGACCGGCCCGCCGCGGTGCTGTGGTCGATCCTCGCCGCGCTCGCCGTCCTGTTGCTGCTGATCCGCAATCTGTACGGCTTCGTCTCGGTGGTGATCGCGGGTGCGCTCGTCGGTGCGGCCGCCTATCTCGGCGATCCGGTCGTCCGGTACACCGCGGCCTATCTCATCACGTGGGTCCTGCTCCTCGGCGCGACCCGCCCGGTCCTCGAACTCGCCCGCACCCATTCGCGCGGTCGCGGCCGGGGTTCGGACGCCGACCAGTTGCGCGGGCTCACCCGTATCCCGGCGAGCGTGTGGATCGCGCTGTTCGCGATCGTCACAGCGGGTACCGCCTTCTACGGCGTCACACGCATCGTGGTGACCCAGCTGTCCTGA
- a CDS encoding AzlC family ABC transporter permease, translating to MSMPDRRTLEIRAGIADSWAVGLGLIPLGLAFGVVLTQRGFEWWWAPIFSTVIYAGSMEFLAIGLIAAVTPLASVAAATLLVNFRHVFYGLSFPLHRIRSRLGRLYGVYALTDESYAIVAPKAREQLSGTRVLTVQVLCQLMWVVSGTIGALIGAVLPEGLSGLEFALTALFAVLAIDAFRANRDLPAPVIAMICGLVALLVAKEQMLVVGLGLFVVCLFVRFVYRNKVARA from the coding sequence ATGAGCATGCCCGACCGCCGTACCCTCGAGATCCGCGCGGGTATCGCGGACTCCTGGGCCGTGGGTCTCGGACTGATTCCGCTGGGACTCGCGTTCGGTGTGGTGCTCACCCAGCGCGGGTTCGAGTGGTGGTGGGCACCGATCTTCTCCACCGTCATCTACGCGGGGTCGATGGAGTTCCTCGCGATCGGTCTCATCGCGGCGGTCACCCCGCTCGCCTCGGTGGCGGCGGCGACGCTGCTCGTGAACTTCCGGCACGTCTTCTACGGCCTGTCGTTCCCGCTGCACCGCATCCGCAGCCGGCTCGGGCGCCTCTACGGCGTCTATGCGCTCACCGACGAGTCGTACGCGATCGTCGCCCCCAAGGCACGTGAGCAGCTCTCCGGCACCCGCGTCCTCACGGTCCAGGTGCTCTGCCAGCTGATGTGGGTCGTGTCGGGCACGATCGGCGCCCTGATCGGAGCGGTGCTCCCCGAAGGGCTCTCCGGCCTCGAGTTCGCGCTCACCGCGCTGTTCGCCGTCCTCGCGATCGATGCCTTCCGCGCCAACCGTGACCTGCCGGCACCGGTGATCGCGATGATCTGCGGTCTCGTCGCACTGCTGGTCGCGAAGGAGCAGATGCTCGTCGTCGGGCTCGGCCTGTTCGTGGTGTGCCTGTTCGTGCGGTTCGTCTACCGGAACAAGGTGGCCCGTGCCTGA
- a CDS encoding branched-chain amino acid transporter permease: MPESVPGAGYVLGALAVMFVVTIALRAAPFLALSALKNSAFVDFLGRTMPAGVMVILVIYTLRDVGESTWLPATVGLAGTIIVHLWRRNAALSTVVGTGLYLVASAFWT, encoded by the coding sequence GTGCCTGAGTCGGTGCCCGGCGCCGGATACGTCCTCGGCGCTCTGGCGGTGATGTTCGTGGTGACGATCGCACTGCGCGCGGCGCCGTTCCTCGCGTTGTCGGCGCTGAAGAACTCCGCCTTCGTCGACTTCCTCGGCCGCACGATGCCCGCGGGGGTCATGGTGATCCTCGTGATCTACACGCTGCGCGATGTGGGGGAGTCGACCTGGCTGCCCGCGACCGTCGGTCTCGCGGGCACGATCATCGTGCATCTGTGGCGACGCAACGCCGCACTGAGCACCGTGGTCGGGACGGGTCTCTATCTCGTAGCGTCGGCGTTCTGGACCTGA
- a CDS encoding glycosyltransferase 87 family protein — MLSTEVRSRPVRSLLIAIGLTVSALAVAGYMRDAVNEYLMDLDVFRDAGWAFLHHTPLYTEGFFSHSGFRFIYPPFAAFLFAPMALVGSTALQVLWTAGLIALVWWVLKVVYQRLDMSQPSLIAAASLGPVLWLEPFRSNFTFGQINIVLMALVVADLLGVIPKRFRGVGIALAAAIKVTPAAFGLIFLLRRDWPSAFRALGAFAATVAFGYWLRPDSTVYFWTTEFFATDRAGDPSFFRNQALTGLIARFDFSDGTAKALWLAGAVIIVAGTAWAAYRFLRADEPVVAVALVGLASLLAAPIAVTHHWVYALFLVPLLIAPAYRRWWPVLLPATTVFLIGPNHLLREASSGGWVEQLLLEVLGTSQCLAAIAVFVAAMFAARSRRPGAGNTVEREETVAAPAQVQNADATR, encoded by the coding sequence GTGCTGTCGACCGAAGTCCGTTCCCGACCTGTTCGATCCCTGCTGATCGCCATCGGTCTGACGGTTTCGGCCCTGGCAGTCGCGGGATACATGCGCGACGCGGTGAACGAGTACCTCATGGATCTCGACGTCTTCCGCGATGCCGGCTGGGCCTTCCTGCACCACACACCGCTGTACACGGAGGGCTTCTTCAGTCACTCCGGCTTCCGGTTCATCTACCCACCCTTCGCAGCGTTCCTGTTCGCCCCGATGGCGCTGGTCGGCAGTACCGCACTGCAGGTGTTGTGGACGGCAGGGCTCATCGCCCTCGTGTGGTGGGTGCTCAAGGTCGTCTACCAGCGACTCGACATGTCGCAGCCGAGTCTGATCGCGGCCGCGTCACTCGGTCCTGTGCTGTGGCTCGAGCCGTTCCGCTCCAACTTCACATTCGGACAGATCAACATCGTGCTCATGGCGCTCGTGGTCGCCGACCTGCTCGGCGTGATCCCGAAGCGCTTCCGCGGTGTCGGTATCGCGCTGGCCGCCGCGATCAAGGTGACCCCGGCCGCCTTCGGTCTGATCTTCCTGCTGCGCCGCGACTGGCCGTCGGCCTTCCGCGCGTTGGGTGCATTCGCCGCGACCGTCGCGTTCGGTTACTGGTTGCGCCCCGATTCAACCGTCTACTTCTGGACGACGGAGTTCTTCGCGACCGACCGCGCCGGCGACCCGTCGTTCTTCCGCAATCAGGCACTCACGGGTCTCATCGCCCGTTTCGACTTCTCCGACGGCACCGCCAAGGCGCTCTGGCTGGCCGGTGCGGTGATCATCGTGGCCGGTACCGCGTGGGCCGCCTATCGCTTCCTGCGGGCCGACGAGCCGGTGGTCGCGGTGGCTCTGGTGGGCCTGGCCTCGTTGCTCGCCGCTCCGATCGCCGTCACCCACCACTGGGTGTACGCCCTCTTCCTCGTGCCGCTGCTGATCGCCCCTGCCTACCGCCGCTGGTGGCCGGTGCTGCTGCCCGCCACCACGGTCTTCCTCATCGGACCCAACCACCTGCTGCGTGAAGCGTCCTCCGGCGGCTGGGTCGAGCAGCTTCTCCTCGAAGTCCTCGGCACCTCGCAGTGCCTGGCCGCGATCGCTGTGTTCGTCGCCGCGATGTTCGCCGCGCGCAGTCGTCGACCCGGTGCCGGGAACACTGTCGAGCGCGAGGAGACCGTCGCCGCGCCGGCTCAGGTCCAGAACGCCGACGCTACGAGATAG
- the aztD gene encoding zinc metallochaperone AztD → MTTLSRYGGAALTVVAATFVAACAGTTEADTSETPTSAAAEVVSAEPRLVVTYDGGVLVVDEEDLTVVGDFALDGFNRLSPAGDGRHVLISTEGGFRALDTGSWTEAHGDHGHHYAGAPALTGLTFTAEKPGHAVPHAGVTALFDDGTGRIDVFDPADLASATELPTLDSRTLPDAHHGVAVPMPDGGMLVTLGDSEERTGVALLDEKGTEIVRTEECPGVHGETVASDGVVAFGCEDGMVIFRDGSFTKASAPDPYGRIGNQAGSEDSTVVLGDYKTDPDAELERPERVALVDTRTASVRLVDLGTSYTFRSLGRGPAGEALVLGTDGNLHVIDPGSGKIVRQIEVLEPWTEPEEWQAPRPALEVHDGTAFVTDPATDSLHAVDVTSGEIRSTELPRTPNEISSVD, encoded by the coding sequence ATGACAACGCTCTCCCGCTACGGCGGCGCCGCCCTCACCGTCGTCGCTGCAACCTTCGTTGCCGCATGCGCCGGCACGACCGAGGCCGATACCTCCGAGACACCCACATCCGCCGCCGCCGAAGTGGTGAGCGCCGAACCGCGCCTCGTCGTCACCTACGACGGCGGCGTCCTCGTCGTCGACGAAGAAGACCTCACCGTCGTCGGCGACTTCGCGCTCGACGGCTTCAACCGCCTCTCCCCGGCCGGCGACGGACGCCACGTACTGATCTCCACCGAGGGCGGATTCCGCGCCCTCGACACCGGCAGCTGGACGGAGGCCCACGGCGACCACGGGCACCACTACGCCGGAGCGCCTGCCCTCACCGGCCTGACATTCACCGCCGAGAAGCCCGGACACGCCGTGCCGCACGCCGGTGTCACCGCACTGTTCGACGACGGCACCGGACGCATCGACGTGTTCGACCCCGCCGATCTCGCATCGGCGACCGAACTCCCGACCCTCGACAGCCGCACGCTTCCCGACGCCCACCACGGTGTGGCCGTCCCGATGCCCGACGGCGGAATGCTCGTCACCCTCGGCGACTCCGAGGAGCGGACAGGGGTGGCGCTGCTCGACGAGAAGGGCACCGAGATCGTGCGTACCGAGGAATGCCCCGGCGTCCACGGCGAGACGGTTGCGTCCGACGGAGTCGTCGCCTTCGGATGCGAGGACGGCATGGTGATCTTCCGCGACGGATCGTTCACCAAGGCGTCGGCGCCCGACCCGTACGGCCGGATCGGGAACCAGGCCGGAAGCGAGGACTCGACCGTCGTCCTCGGCGACTACAAGACCGATCCCGATGCGGAACTCGAACGCCCCGAGCGCGTCGCGCTCGTGGACACCCGCACGGCGTCGGTGCGCCTCGTCGACCTCGGCACGAGTTACACCTTCCGCTCGCTCGGTCGCGGGCCGGCGGGTGAAGCACTCGTCCTCGGCACCGACGGCAACCTCCATGTGATCGATCCCGGGTCCGGTAAGATCGTCCGGCAGATCGAGGTGCTCGAGCCGTGGACCGAGCCCGAGGAGTGGCAGGCGCCCCGGCCCGCACTCGAGGTGCACGACGGGACTGCGTTCGTCACCGACCCCGCCACCGATTCGCTCCACGCGGTGGATGTGACCTCCGGGGAGATCCGGTCGACCGAACTGCCGCGCACCCCGAACGAGATCAGCAGCGTCGACTGA
- a CDS encoding AAA family ATPase, which produces MDPVRNPYAPGAGQRPPELAGREKQLTAFEVVLERIARERPERSVVLTGLRGVGKTVLLNHLRSAAIAKSWGTGKIEARPDQGLRRPLSSALHMAVREIAAAHPDPESVEYFLGVLKSFALRATADKGMRERWQPGIDAPAVKGRADSGDIEIDLVELLVEAAGLARDVGVGIALFIDEMQDLGPEDVSAICGACHELSQDAAPLVVVGAGLPHLPAVLSASKSYSERLFTYHRIDRLDRAAADHALIAPAKREGVEFTQEALDLLYETADGYPYFVQAYGKATWDVAADSPITADDVRVAAPAAEEELAVGFFGSRYERATPAEREYMRAMADLSGDDGPVATSKIAVELGRKPASLSPARDGLIKKGLIYSAERGFIGFTVPHFGRYLRAQND; this is translated from the coding sequence ATGGATCCTGTCCGCAACCCGTACGCCCCGGGCGCGGGACAGCGCCCGCCCGAGCTCGCCGGCCGCGAGAAGCAACTCACCGCGTTCGAGGTCGTTCTCGAACGGATCGCCCGCGAGCGACCCGAACGCAGCGTCGTCCTGACCGGGCTCCGCGGCGTCGGGAAGACCGTCCTCCTCAACCATCTGCGGTCCGCGGCCATCGCGAAGAGCTGGGGAACCGGCAAGATCGAAGCCCGCCCGGATCAGGGCCTGCGGCGTCCGCTGTCGTCCGCGCTGCACATGGCGGTTCGGGAAATCGCCGCAGCACATCCGGATCCGGAATCGGTCGAATATTTTCTCGGCGTGCTCAAGTCGTTCGCGTTGCGGGCCACTGCGGACAAGGGCATGCGCGAACGCTGGCAGCCCGGGATCGACGCACCGGCCGTCAAAGGGCGTGCCGACTCGGGGGACATCGAGATCGACCTCGTCGAACTGCTCGTGGAGGCCGCCGGGCTCGCGCGCGACGTCGGCGTGGGCATCGCCCTGTTCATCGACGAGATGCAGGACCTCGGGCCCGAAGACGTCTCCGCGATCTGCGGTGCCTGCCACGAGCTGAGCCAGGACGCCGCACCGCTCGTCGTCGTCGGGGCCGGTCTACCGCACCTCCCCGCTGTGCTCTCGGCGTCGAAGTCCTACTCCGAGCGGCTGTTCACCTACCACCGCATCGACCGACTCGACCGCGCGGCGGCGGACCACGCGCTCATCGCGCCGGCGAAACGTGAAGGCGTCGAGTTCACGCAGGAGGCCCTCGACCTGCTGTACGAAACCGCCGACGGCTACCCGTATTTCGTGCAGGCCTACGGCAAGGCGACATGGGACGTCGCGGCGGATTCACCGATCACCGCCGACGACGTGCGGGTCGCGGCACCCGCCGCGGAAGAGGAACTCGCCGTGGGCTTCTTCGGCTCCCGCTACGAACGCGCGACACCCGCCGAACGCGAATACATGCGGGCCATGGCGGATCTGTCGGGCGACGACGGTCCGGTCGCGACATCGAAGATCGCCGTCGAACTCGGCCGGAAGCCGGCTTCCCTGTCACCCGCGCGCGACGGATTGATCAAGAAGGGCCTGATCTACTCCGCCGAGCGCGGGTTCATCGGGTTCACCGTGCCGCACTTCGGGCGCTACCTGCGCGCCCAGAACGACTGA
- a CDS encoding nitroreductase, with the protein MTSAADALSSLLDTRFSCRAFLTKQVPREDIERMLLMGQRTASWCNSQPWQTHIVSGEATDRLREAVYAQAASGDLDPDIPGPAEYRGAYAERRRGAGYALYNALGIARDDYQRRTEQMLENYRFFGAPHVAIITTDEALGVYGAVDCGGYVSTLLLAAESLGIAAVPQAAVAMTSTALRRELNIGDDRDIVCAISFGYADEAHPANACRTDRASLDETVEWHD; encoded by the coding sequence ATGACTTCTGCCGCCGACGCGCTGTCGTCCCTCCTCGACACCCGTTTCAGCTGCCGCGCCTTCCTGACCAAGCAGGTCCCGCGCGAGGACATCGAACGCATGCTTCTCATGGGGCAGCGCACAGCGTCCTGGTGCAATTCGCAACCGTGGCAGACCCACATCGTCAGCGGTGAGGCCACCGACCGTCTGCGTGAGGCCGTCTACGCGCAGGCGGCCTCCGGCGATCTGGATCCCGACATCCCGGGGCCCGCCGAATACCGCGGCGCGTACGCCGAACGCCGCCGCGGCGCCGGCTACGCCTTGTACAACGCGCTGGGTATCGCGCGCGACGACTATCAGCGCCGCACCGAGCAGATGCTCGAGAACTACCGCTTCTTCGGCGCACCGCACGTCGCGATCATCACCACCGACGAGGCCCTCGGCGTGTACGGGGCGGTCGACTGCGGCGGGTACGTCTCGACGCTGCTGCTCGCCGCCGAATCGCTCGGCATCGCCGCCGTCCCGCAGGCCGCCGTCGCGATGACCTCCACCGCGCTGCGACGCGAACTGAACATCGGCGACGACCGCGACATCGTCTGCGCCATCTCGTTCGGCTACGCCGACGAGGCGCATCCGGCCAATGCGTGTCGCACGGATCGTGCGTCACTCGACGAGACGGTCGAGTGGCACGACTGA
- a CDS encoding NAD(P)H-dependent glycerol-3-phosphate dehydrogenase has protein sequence MARAVRVVVLGSGSWGTTLASLSARNTPTTLWARNDDVAREIDTEHRNHRYLGERPLPQGLRATPDLAEAAREADVLVVGVPSHAMRKTLEQVTDEVRAWVPVVSLVKGLEPGTRLRPTEVIAECLPGHPVGLLAGPNIAGEIADGMAAAAVVAMQDEAVGAALQPLFATSLFRVYRNTDVLGCELGGILKNIVAIAAGMAEGLSVGDNTRAMVLSRGLAEMTRLGETMGADPRTFAGLTGMGDLIATCTSPSSRNRRIGEALARGLSIDEAVEALGQVAEGVKTAPTVMELAHEYGVEMPIAAEVAAVVTGKSTPTDAYRGLRRVAPGHEEDIV, from the coding sequence ATGGCTCGTGCGGTTCGCGTCGTCGTTCTCGGATCGGGATCGTGGGGCACCACGCTCGCCTCCTTGTCCGCGCGGAACACTCCGACGACACTGTGGGCGCGGAACGACGATGTCGCCCGCGAGATCGATACCGAGCATCGCAACCACCGTTATCTCGGCGAACGTCCTCTGCCGCAAGGTCTGCGCGCAACCCCGGATCTGGCGGAGGCGGCGCGCGAAGCCGACGTCCTGGTCGTCGGTGTCCCGTCGCATGCGATGCGCAAGACGCTCGAGCAGGTCACCGACGAGGTGCGCGCGTGGGTGCCGGTCGTCTCCCTCGTCAAGGGACTGGAGCCGGGCACGCGACTCCGGCCCACCGAGGTGATTGCCGAATGCCTGCCGGGACATCCCGTCGGATTGCTGGCCGGGCCGAACATCGCCGGGGAGATCGCCGACGGGATGGCCGCCGCGGCGGTGGTCGCGATGCAGGACGAGGCAGTGGGAGCCGCACTGCAACCGCTCTTCGCCACGTCGCTGTTCCGCGTCTACCGCAACACCGACGTGCTGGGCTGCGAACTGGGCGGAATCCTCAAGAACATCGTGGCGATCGCAGCCGGAATGGCCGAAGGGCTCAGCGTCGGCGACAACACCCGGGCGATGGTCCTCTCCCGCGGACTGGCGGAGATGACGCGGCTGGGGGAAACCATGGGTGCGGACCCGCGCACGTTCGCCGGGCTCACGGGCATGGGCGATCTCATCGCCACGTGCACGAGCCCGTCGTCGAGGAACCGCAGGATCGGAGAGGCGCTGGCGCGCGGGCTCAGCATCGACGAGGCCGTCGAGGCTCTGGGGCAGGTCGCCGAAGGGGTGAAGACCGCGCCGACCGTCATGGAACTCGCGCACGAGTACGGGGTGGAGATGCCCATCGCAGCCGAGGTGGCGGCCGTGGTGACCGGGAAGAGCACCCCGACCGACGCGTACCGGGGGTTGCGTCGCGTCGCTCCCGGCCATGAGGAGGACATCGTCTGA
- a CDS encoding helix-turn-helix transcriptional regulator, translating to MPGKTVTDQRLRDLALLRRVRDRIDREYAQPLDVEALARGVNMSAGHLSRQFRIAYGESPYSYLMTRRIERAMTLLRRGDLTVTEVCFEVGCSSLGTFSTRFTELVGVPPSVYRKQASEETNGIPSCVARNVTRPIRNREARTGPPVLP from the coding sequence GTGCCCGGTAAGACCGTCACCGATCAGCGTCTGCGCGACCTCGCGTTGCTGCGCCGCGTCCGCGATCGCATCGATCGCGAGTACGCGCAGCCCCTCGATGTGGAGGCGCTCGCGCGGGGTGTGAACATGTCGGCCGGACATCTCAGTCGCCAGTTCCGCATCGCATACGGCGAGTCGCCCTATTCGTATCTCATGACCCGGCGCATCGAACGGGCCATGACTCTGCTGCGCCGCGGCGATCTCACCGTCACCGAGGTGTGCTTCGAGGTGGGGTGCTCGTCGCTCGGCACCTTCAGCACCCGGTTCACGGAACTCGTCGGTGTGCCACCGAGCGTGTACCGCAAACAGGCATCCGAGGAGACGAACGGGATCCCGTCGTGCGTGGCCAGGAATGTCACCAGACCGATCAGGAATCGAGAAGCGCGGACGGGCCCGCCGGTCCTACCGTGA
- a CDS encoding VOC family protein: MDITIHQTFLPHIDPEASLAFYRDLLGFEVLNDVGYAGKRWITLGRSDTPGTSLVLYPPDADPGITEDENATIAEMMAKGTFASIILATKDLDAAFEQLQVGDTEIVQEPTDQPYGVRDCALRDPAGNMVRIQQLR, encoded by the coding sequence ATGGACATCACCATTCACCAGACATTCCTTCCGCACATCGATCCCGAGGCGTCCCTCGCGTTCTACCGCGACCTGCTCGGCTTCGAAGTCCTCAACGACGTCGGCTACGCCGGAAAGCGCTGGATCACGCTCGGCCGCAGCGACACTCCCGGTACGTCCTTGGTGCTGTACCCGCCGGACGCCGACCCCGGTATCACCGAGGACGAGAACGCCACCATCGCCGAGATGATGGCCAAGGGCACGTTCGCGTCGATCATCCTCGCGACGAAGGATCTCGACGCGGCGTTCGAACAGTTGCAGGTCGGCGACACCGAGATCGTCCAGGAGCCCACCGACCAGCCGTACGGCGTCCGCGACTGCGCTCTCCGCGATCCCGCGGGCAACATGGTCCGCATCCAGCAATTGCGCTGA